One Piscinibacter lacus genomic window, TGCGGCGCTGGACCATCTGCGCCAGCGCCTGGGGCGGGCGGCCTGAGGTCTCTGGGGCGGCGGCGCCCTGTGGTGCGCTGCCCACAGCGGCGCAAGCGATGAGCGATCCCCCGTCTGAGGGGGGGGCGCTCCTGGGAAGATGGCGGGGTCAGCGTCATGGGCTTGCATGGCCCGCATGTCCCGGCCCGGTCGGCGGCATCGTCCTTGCAAGCTCCCGCCACCTGCCTGCGCGTTCTGCGGGCGCGTCCCCCCGGCCCATGCTGCGGAGCTGCCGCGCCCCTGGTGCCGCGGCCCGGCTTCCCGCCCGAGATGTCTGCCCCGCCCTCACCGTCTTCCCTGCACACCCTGCTGCTGAGCGAGCTGCCTGCCTGGATGGAGAGCCTGCGCAGCGGCCTGATCGCGCACCTGCCACTGCTCGTGCAGGCCGGTGCGCCCGCGGCGTCCTGCGCCGACGTGGCGGCCGTCGTCCGCCAGCACCTGCCGCTCTGGACGGCCGAGACCGCCCGGGCCTTGCACGACTGGCCTGAAAGCGCGCCCTTCCACCGCACCCAGCCCGGGGCCGGCGGCTTTCATGACGAAGGCGAAGCCGAGGCCTCGGCCGCCCTGCTGCGCCTGGCCGAGGCGCTGGAGGTTCAGCAGGCCCCGCGCCTGGCCCGGCTGCGCGAGCGCCTCGGGATGCAGTCCGCCGCCGGCACGCCGCAGGCCGGGCAGCACCGCCAGGACCCGCTGCAACCCGAGGGCCTGATCCATGCCGTCTGGCTGGGCAGCGCCGCGCTCGACCTGGCCCCGCCCAGCCGCTACCTGCTGCTGCAAGCGGCGGCCGGCCCGATGCTGACCCTGGCCGGCTCGGCCCTGGGCCATCTGGAGGCCCACCTGCCGCCGGCCGACGAGAAGGCCCAGCCCGCCGTCGCGCTGGACCCCAGCCTGCTGCGCCGCGCCCGGCCGGCCGGGCCGCCGGCCACGGGCCTGCCGCTCTACCGGGCGGGCGCGCTCGACAGCCTGCGCCTGGCCATCCAGCCCCGGGTCGAGGCGGTGGGCCCGGAGGTCGCCCGTTCCCTGCGCGAGCTGGACGAGATGATCTGCCGCATCGTCTCCGCGCCGGGGCCGGTGACCGGCCCCGAGGGGTCCAGCCGCCTGCCCAATCCCGTGCTGGACAGCCTGCCCTGGATCCAGTCGGTGGCGCGATACGACAGCGACCGGCAGGTGATCGAGCTGATCGCCCAGTTGTTCGAAGTCCTGCAGCAAGACCCGCAACTGCCGCGCAGCGTGCGCCAGCGCCTGGGCCTGCTGCAACTGCCGGTGCTGCGCACCGCGCTGGCCGAGCCCCGGGTGCTCGACAGCGCCGAGCACCCGGCCTGGCGGCTGATCGACCGCATCGGCCGGCACACCCTGGGTTTCAGCGATCCGCAGGACCCGCGCCTGCTGCGCGCCGCCGAGGGC contains:
- a CDS encoding DUF1631 family protein; this translates as MSAPPSPSSLHTLLLSELPAWMESLRSGLIAHLPLLVQAGAPAASCADVAAVVRQHLPLWTAETARALHDWPESAPFHRTQPGAGGFHDEGEAEASAALLRLAEALEVQQAPRLARLRERLGMQSAAGTPQAGQHRQDPLQPEGLIHAVWLGSAALDLAPPSRYLLLQAAAGPMLTLAGSALGHLEAHLPPADEKAQPAVALDPSLLRRARPAGPPATGLPLYRAGALDSLRLAIQPRVEAVGPEVARSLRELDEMICRIVSAPGPVTGPEGSSRLPNPVLDSLPWIQSVARYDSDRQVIELIAQLFEVLQQDPQLPRSVRQRLGLLQLPVLRTALAEPRVLDSAEHPAWRLIDRIGRHTLGFSDPQDPRLLRAAEGIEWVCDRLSTRERPTGAAFESALGVLEQILAGELALERQQRGADREHALRERQLRRAQTVQRRRIQARLMEQEQVRGEPLQALLRGFLLGVWPRVLAQAALDEDEGPQAFERLDRVLTPLLHTLAQVGPDGQELMDPLLERVQQGCADAGVPPARHEAVSACVERLAGRRLPAPEAGPPADDDGSDLLHAAILASFFDLGQPIDEPVPEAVAHVPRDWLHRLQPGDWCRMPVDGRWRVLRLLEGGPSERVYLFSEAARDGIHAFSARALERLMLAGLAGPYESRSLLERTVDGLLARGH